The genomic DNA CATCCTGGACCAGGTGAAGGCCCTCAACCAATCCCTGCGCCTTGGGCACCTGTTATGTCGCAGCCGTAACCCAGACTTTCTCCTGCACATCATCCAGCGCCAGGTGAGTCCTGCCCTGCGAGTGGTGGAGGAAGCACAGGCCACGAAGGTTCCAGAGGTTTCCCCAAAGGCAGAGTGCATTGGAGCACTGTGCCTTTGCACGCtgatggtgcatagacatactaTGGGTTCGGATGTGTGCTGACTGCCACAGGTTGACACTTGCCCTGCAGAGGGCACCTTAGAGCCTCTGCAGGGCAGAGGATTCGGGGCCCAGGGCTGGGCCTCTATTGGTACACTCAGTTTCtctgctgcccacacaggcctccTCCCAGTCCATGCCATGGCTAGCAGATCTGGTGCAGTCCAGTGAAGGCTCTCTGGATGTGCTGCCTGTGCAGTGCCTGTGCGAATTCCTGCTGCACGATGCAGCTGACGCCACTGCCTCAGGGGAGGAGGATGACGAGGGCGAAAGCCGGGAGCAGAAGGCCAAGAAGCGACAGGTATGGGATCCCAGCCATCCATCCACCCCACCAAGTCTACTCCGGCAGTGCTCTGACAGTTCTTCTTGGTCCACAGAGGCAACAGAAACAGCGGCAGCTGCTGGGCCGCCTACAGGATCTGCTGCTAGGCCCTAAGGCGGATGAGCAGACCACATGTGAGGTGCTTGACTACTTCCTCCGGCGTCTGGGCTCCTCACAGGTGGCCTCCCGCGTGTTGGCCATGAAGGTGAGTGTGGCCAGGTGTGTGAAGGACTTGCTgtggctgagggagggagggtgtgtgtgtgtgtgtgtgtgtgtgtgtgtgtgtgtgtgtgtgtgtgtgtgtgtgtgtgtgtgtgtgtgtgtgaaggacttGCTgtggctgagggagggagggtgtgtgtgtgtgtgtgtgtgtgtgtgtgtgtgtgtggtgagggctTGCTCTTGGGGACTAAcagagcctcacacatgctagtcaagtgctcttaccactgagccacaccccagcccctcactgggggattctaggcaggggctctcccactgagccacgcccccagcccctcactgggggattctaggcaggggctctaccactgagccacactccagcccctcactgggggattctaggcaggggctctcccactgagccacagccTGGCTTTCTGTGTATGTATTGAATAACTAACCACTTGGCTCTCTCAGACTTCTTTCCTAATTTGTGTGGACAGAAGGGACAGGTGCTGCTAGTCTAGTCTACAAGAACCGGAGCCCTTTGCCTCTTGTCTGTGTCTCCTTCCCTGGGTGGGACATACTGTGAGAGTGGTTGTATGTACCTGCAGGGCCTGTCACTTGTGCTGTCAGAGGGTGGTCTTCGTgacaaggaggagaaagaacCCCCCATGGAGGAGGATGTCGGGGAGGCAGACGCGCTACAGGGCTATCAGTGGCTGCTGCGGGACCTGCCCAGGCTGCCCCTGTTTGACAGCGTGAGGACCACCACTGCCTTGGCTCTCCAGCAGGTATGGAATGGGTAGGCCAGTCCTGGGAGGAAGGAGTAGTTGTACACTACCCCAGGATCCATCTTAGACTTGTCCACCCTCCCCAGGCCATCCACATGGAAACTGACCCCCAGACCATCAGCGCCTATCTGATCTACCTGTCCCAGCACACACCGGTGGAGGAGCAGGGCCCACACAGTGACCTGGCCCTGGTGAGGGAATTCTGGCAGGGGCAGATGGCTTTGTCACCTGTGTTGTGGCTGGCTATTGGGCTGGAGGCCAAGGAAGAAGTCGAGGAGGTGGGGCTACTCATGGCCAGAATCTTTGGAGCCTCTGACAGCTCTTGTCCCTACTCAGGATGTGGCCCGACTGGTCGTGGAACGCTCCACCATCATGGCGCACCTCTTCTCAAAGCCTTCCTGTAGCACTGCCTCCGATGCTGTACTCAGTGCCCTGCTATCCGTGTTTTCCCGCTATGTGCGGCGCATGCGCAAGAGCAAGGAGGGCGAGGAGGTCTACAGCTGGGTGAGGGCCAAGAGGGTCAGCAACTCAGCCAGCGGGATGGGGCCTTCAGAGCTGGGTGATGGGGGCAGGGGATGGTCTTCAGGGGAGGCTCTGAGGTGGACTGAAGCAGGACACAGGGTGGGTACATTGTCACGCCATTATCTGTCCTACCATCTGAGCCACCTGGTGCCTGTCCCTCTGCCGTCTCTCATAGTCGGAGTCTCAGGACCAAGTGTTCTTGCGCTGGACCAGTGGGGAGACAGCCACCATGCATATCCTTGTCGTCCATGCCATGGTCATCCTGCTGACACTGGGCCCGCCTCGTTGTAAGCAATCTGTCCTGAGCTTTTCTGAACTCAGCTTCTAGTCAGGATGGCCTGGGATGAACCCTCTGGTGTAGCTGGGACGTACCATGTGACTATGCCTTCCCTGCTTAGGGTGTTGAGTATCCTGTGCACATTTGAACACCCACTATCCCCATGGCCCTGTAGGTTGGCCTGGGGACTCAGTGGCCAGGTCCAGGGCCTGAAACCCCTCTGGTCAGTGGCCTTCCCTCTTGTCCTGGTAACCACAGCAGCTTCCATATAGGTTCCCTTTATGCCAAGAGAATGGAAAGGGTCCAGATGCCCTGGCTGGGAATTCTGAGGCATGGGGGTGGGCTTCACTACCAGGCTGAGGAAGTGCTCGTCTGTGGTGTATGTCCATGTCACTGTCCTGAGGAAGGACAGCAGGGAAAGCTGACTTCATGTTGTCTCATCTTGTCGGGTCCCCTGGGCTCTCTGGAACCAAAGACTGAGGCACTTGAGGACAGACGGCTTGCGCTGCGGTTCTCTGGCTCATAGATAACTCTGGGTGACCTTGGGCAAGAAGCCGCTCTCCACCCCTAAACCCAGGCCGCTGTGGGCACCACACAGCAGATAGGGTGACATAAAGTTGCGTGCCCACTACCTTCTCAGTCCTCATCTACCCCATCACTTGAGCCTTCTCTGTTCCCCTAAAAGCCTCAGCAACCCTCCCCCCGCCCCTCTAGAAGTACAgcccttgggttggggatttagctcagtggtagagcgcttgcctagcaaacgcaaggccctgggttcggtccccagctccgaaaaaaagaaaagaaaagaaaaaaaaaaagaagtacagcCCTTGGTTGTCTGGGATCCTTCTTGGGTTCGTGGCTCCTCGGATAACACAGCTGCTCCCTATGTCTTCCCTAAAGCTGGCGACAGTGAGTTCAGTGAGTTGCTGGACATCTGGTTTCCAGAGAAGAAGCCGCTGCCCACAGCCTTCCTGGTGGACACTTCTGAGGAGGCGCTGCTGCTGCCCGACTGGCTGAAGCTGCGCATGATCCGCTCTGAAGTCCCCAGGCTGGTGGATGCTGGTACAGTGAGACTGGGGGAAGGGCCTAGTGAGACGGGGGAGGGGCCCAGTGAGACTGGGGGAGGGGCCCGACCTCACACTTGCTGCCTCTGAGCCTGAACCAACTGTCAGACATACCAAAAACTCTGAGGGCTCAGAGACCAGGCCTGGAGCAGAAATGGCTATAAAAGACCTGGTTTTTAGAGGCACGAGATAATTTCAGGGCCTTCGATTAGTCGTCTGGAGGGCATGTGTATAGACAAGCTGCACTGAGCAGAGGCAGGTCCCATCAGGGGCCGGACATGTGTCTGGCCCCAGACAGGAAAGGAGACTTTAGTGAGTGACTGGGTGGACTTGGGAAGCCTGGTGAAGGACAGACATACCAAGGAGTCTGGACTCCAGTGAGCCAGAGGGCCATTGACAGTGTCATGGCTTCAGAAGCCATGGGGACTGTGTGTGGTGGAGACTGTCAGAGCCAGGCCCTGCGCCGGTGCATCTGAGAGCTACCCTTGCTGGTACACCTTGCCCACAGCCCTGCAGGACCTGGAGCCCCAGCAGCTGCTGCTCTTCGTGCAGTCCTTTGGTATCCCCGTGTCCAGCATGAGCAAGCTGCTGCAGTACCTGGACCAGGCGGTAGCCCAGGATCCCCAGACCCTGGAGCAGAACATCATGGACAAGAGTAAGTCCTGGGGCCATGAGGCCTCAGCACACTGTGGCCCACCAAGCCCTTTAGGGCAGACTGTACGGTTGTCCTGTCAGGTGTGCACCTACCCCTGTGGCAGACTGTGGAGCTCTGAGACTGCTGTCCCCATTACGACTGACTTGAGGTTGGAGGGAACCCTAGGTCCTCTGCTGGGAATCCTGCGGTCTTTGCTTTTTTGTCTTTAAGAGACAGTTTTTCTCTGTGCtgccttggctatcctagaactagctctgacAGGCTGGCCTCTACCTCAGAAatcttgcctgcctctgcctcctaagtgctgtgacaagagatgtgtgccaccactgcctgactagCTCCTGCGGTCATAGAAGAGCTTGCTGGGCATGGTGTGCCAGCCCCCCAGTCCTGTGTTTGGTGGAAAGGCAGGCTGGCTTCATCCACCCCCAGTGGTCCCCTGGCCGCTGTTTTGCAGATTACATGGCTCACCTGGTGGAGGTCCAGCACGAGAGAGGTGCTTCTGGAGGCCAGACCTTCCACTCGCTACTCACGGCCTCCCTGCCACCCCGACGAGGTACAACCCCTCTTTCCCCTACTCCATGTCACCGTCTGAGCTGGACTGCTTTTGGCCTTCATTGTATTCCCTGGCTTGTGTCAGTCGTGTTTGTGGGTTCTTATGTGGGCCCAAGGTCCAGCTCTGCCTTCTGGTCACAGTCTGTGGCAGGACAGGGCCACTTGTTTCCTATTTGTCTACAGACAGCACAGAGGCTCCTAAGCCAGAAAGCAGCCCTGAGCCCCCACCAGGCCAGGGCAGGACTCGGGCAGGGACGCAGGTTCCAGTGCTCGGCCCTGAGGACGACTTAGCTGGCATCTTCCTACAGGTACAAGGGCAGTCGTGTGAGGGCCCACAGCAGCACTTGTCTGCCCTCCCTGTGTCTCGTGACGTGTGTACTACGTACTTACCTTGTGCTCACTCCTCATGCTCACAATATGAAGTCGGGTTCTGGGTTTCCTGCTAGTTCCTGTGCTAGGGTGCTAGGtacctctgtcttccacatgcaGCTCTTAGGGTATGAGACTCCCTTGCCACTCTTCCAGTAAGGATGCCAGGTCCCTTAGTGATGCACTGGGGACCCAGTCAGATGGGTGGGAGGCAGGATGCACATGAGAACCTCGGGTACGAGGCCTCCGCATTCTCACACCTTCTGCTTTCCAGATCTTCCCACTGAGCCCGGATCCACGGTGGCAGAGCTCCAGTCCGCGCCCCCTTGCCCTGGCACTGCAGCAAGCCCTGGGCCAAGAGTTGGCTCGTGTCCGCCAGGGCAACCCCGAGGTGCCCGGCATCACAGTTCGCCTTCTGCAGGCCATGGCCACCCTGCTGAGCTCCCCGCACGGGGGTACCCTTGCTCTGGCTATGCACCACAGCCACTTCCTGTCCTGCCCTCTGATGCGCCAGCTCTGCCAGTACCAGGTGCTCTGGCACGTGGGCTGGTGGGAGGCAAGGGCAGTGGGAGACTGGGGCCCAGAGTACATGACTCTGCCTGTGGTAGGAAGCCTTGGGTATCTCCCCAGTCCACCCTTGGGCCCGGTGTTGTTCCCAGCATGCCTGAGGCTTCCCTTGGCAGGTTTCCTGTCTTTAACACAAAAAGCAGCTACCTTGGAGCAGGGACAGGGGCAATGGCAGGGACAGGTCCCCATCGTAGAGGGTGAACGAAGGAGGTCTCTGTCACCCCTCTCTGCATAcacgagtgcatgtgtgtgtatggtgtgtatgtgtgtgcacacctgggTTTCTTCTCCGCTGTATGGGTTACTGATGAAGGCACGTCCCCAAGGGCTGGTGTTTAAAcctttcaaggtcatcctggcaCTCAAGAGGCATGCTTTTGAGTGGCAAGTGGGATGATATTGGGTCCTGGCCCTGTCTCTGGGCCTCTGGGCCTAGGTTGCATActacctcctccctcccccgcTAGGCAGGGCTGTTGGAGTCCTGTGCCAACGTGCTCACATATGGCTGTCTGTCCCCGCAGCGTGCTGTCCCGCAGGACACTGGCTTCTCCTCACTCTTCCTTAAAGTGCTCATGCAGATTCTACAGTGGCTAGACAGCCCTGCTGTGGAGGATGGGCCCTTGCAGGCCCAACTCAAGTTATTTGCTACCCGCTATTCAGCAAGACGCAGGATCAGTGACGGTGAGCTCGCTGagagtggcaggcaggcagggactGGTTGGTGTCATTGTGGTGGAGCCAAGCCTTCAGAGAGCTGTGCGGGCCTCTTGAAGAACAGCTAGCttgggcagagaggcaggccgTGAGTGTGTGAGCAAACCAGAGCTATGGCATTGGTCACACGGTATGTACCACTGCCTGCAGTGCGCAGCGGGCTCCTGCACCTGGCTGAGGCCTTAAGCTTCCACCGTGATCTGGAGGTGGCCAACTCCACCGCACGGGCCGTCATCGCCACCCTGAGGTCTGGGGAGAAGTGTACTGTGGAGCCTGAGCTCATCAGCAAAGGTACCGACCCCTCTCCCCTTGGCCCCACGTCTTGAGGATGGTGGGAGGACTGTCTACCTTGGGGAACTCCAGGTTGTTGGCCTGCTCCACTCAGACAGCCTCCTGTCCCACAGTCCTCCGGGGCCTCATCGAGGTGCGCTCACCGCACTTTGAAGAGCTGCTGACGGCGCTCTTCTCAGCCACCGCAGAGACCTGCCCCAGCCCAGCCTCGGGGCCCATTGTGGTGGTGAGCTCCTTGCTGCTGCAGGAAAGAGATGAGCCTCTGGGCCCGAGCACGCAGGATGCGGAGGGTGCCAGGTAATCGGCAGTGTAGCCTGGGGTGGGAGCATGGTGGCTCTGCAGCCTGGCGTCTGCTCTGACGCTTCTGTCCCACAGCACAGAGGCCATGCGCCTGGGACCAGCATCTGGGCTGCTCGTGGActggctggagacactggaccCTGAGGTTGTCTGTAGTTGCCCTGACCTTCAGTGGAAGCTGCTCTTCTCACGGAGAAAGGTGACAGGGACATGGCCCAGTGCCCTCCCGCAGTGCTGCCACTCCAGACTTCTGTGTCTCGTAGCCTCCAGAGCGGTGGGGGGCCCAGGGGGTGTATGTTTCTTTGGATCAACACTAGAGCCAcatctggggctggggctggaatGGGATGAGGGTAGGGAAATTCCACAGATCCTAAAGTCTGAAGAACCCAGGTAGGCCCAGGACTGTGGAGAAGTGGAGAAAGGTGGAAGGGTATTGGCTGTGCATTGtcatttatatatttggttgtgagcctagcctttaacggctgaaccatctctccagccctgtgcatTGTCATTTAAACCCGGGGCCCTGCCCTACATGGAGGAGATGAGGAGATGGGCCAGGCCAGGCCCTttgctgctgtgtcctgggtggTCCCACCAGAGCGTGTCAGCTGACCTGACTTATCAGAACTGGTGGTCCCTGGGCCCAGTTGAGATCATCCCGGCCTCTTTCTTCTCCAGGGCAAAGGCCACATAAGTGCCCAGGTGCTGTCCTTCCGCCCCTACCTCCTGGCCCTCCTCACACACCAGGCCAGCTGGTCCACGCTGCACCGCTGCACCCGTGTCCTGCTAAGCAAGAGCCGTGAGCAGAGGTGAGGCCAGCCCTGACCCCAGCTCTGTGTGATCCATGAATTGTGTCCCCTACACCTTGGTTCAGGGCAGCATCTCCTAAGGGGCTTCCTGTTGTGCTCAGTGCGTGCCCTCATCAGCAGGGCCAGTATCTTGCTTTTGGTGCCCAGCCTCTCACTTATGGGTAAATAGTCCAGCCCCTCCCTTCTTCttggcacatttttttttttctttttttggagctggggactgaacccagggccttgcgcttgctaggcaagcgctctaccactgagctaaatccccaacccttcttggCACATTTTTATCTGTGGAGAATTTGGCTTATGTTCATGACGTggtacaggaggcagaggagctgGGGAAGCTGCCCATCTGTCCCGGTGGTCCCTTGGCTGTAACAGGCCCATAGTGTGGGCACAAGCTGTGCTTGAGTTTCCTCATGGGAACCATCAGGTACCCAACTTACAAACATAGGACCTGGGAGTGTGTGGGTGCTGTTATGCTTCACCAGGGACTAGTGACTCCTCAGAGGGACAGTGGTAGCCCTCTACAGAGGTCCCTTTCCTCAGGAACTTTACCCTGGCTCTAGTGTTTGGAGATATGCTTGCTTCTTCCCAGGCTCGACCCCTCAGCCTCCCTGGACTTCCTCTGGGCCTGCATCCATGTTCCCCGGATCTGGCAGGGCCGGGACCAGCGCACTCCACAGGCAGGTCTCCAGAGGTTAGCCTAACCCTGTGGGTGGTGACTGCACATCCTGGGGCTGACCTACAGCCTCCTGATTGCAGAAGCGACGGGAGGAGCTGGTGCTCCATGTCCAGGGCCCAGAGCTGCTCAGCCTGGTGGAGCTTATCCTGTCCGAGGCAGAGACCAGGAGCCAGGATGGGGACAGTGCTGCACGCACCCTCATCCAGACCCGGCTGCCCCTGCTGCTTAGCTGCTGCCGTAGCAACGATGAGAGCATTGGAAAAGTGACTGAGCACCTGACCAGCTGCATCCAACAATGGGGGGACAGGTACCTGAGTCCCCACTGTGTCACCTGGGAGTGACTCCTTCAGCACATGTCCCTCACTGGCCACACCATCCCAGTGACCTAGTCCCTCTGCCCTCTCCTTTCCAGCGTGCTAGGCCAGCGCTGCCGAGACCTGCTGTTGCAACTGTACTTACAGCGGCCAGAGGTCCGGGTGCCAGTGCCTGAGGTCCTGCTGCAAAGCGAAGGTGCCACCAGTAGCAGCATCTGCAAGGTGAGGGGCACAGCCTGCCATAGCCCTGTGGCCCACAGAGCAGGGGGGTAGGGGGCTGCACCATCAGCATCACCTCACCTCACCTTGCTGGAGCTCAGCCTTGCTGTGATAGGCTCTTCCCCTGGATGCAGCCTGAGGCATGGGGATGCCCCTTCCCTTTTCTGGGCTCGGGTTGTGGGCAGTCAGGAGTTGGCACATATATTGTTTAACATATGGACAGTCTGGGGCCATGACCTCTATCAGGACACCCCCGAGTATCCCTGAGACCTCCTGCCTCCTACCCATTCTGGCCAGCTCCACTGCCttagcagggcagggcaggtcaGCTTGTGCCCTCTGGAACTTTGCGTGAGGGGCCACATGAACTCCTGCCTTGGCTGTGATGTCTAGAGTGTCCATGTTGAGCTGCAATGGTGTCCTAGGCTGTGAGGGGGATGGGACAGTTCAATGTATAGGCAAGTAGTCTCCTCTCCCCCTAGCTGGACGGGCTCATCCACCGCTTCATCACGCTCCTGGCAGACACCAGTGACTCCAGGTCTTCTGAGAGCAGAGTGGCTGATGCCAACATGGCCTGTCGGAAGCTGGCTGTGGCCCACCCCATCCTGCTGCTAAGGTGCCTGCTGTCACAGCAGTGGATACCCTATGGGGTCGGGGTGACTAGTGGGAAGGTGTGACCAGGGTATCCTTCTGTTGGCCCCCAGGCACCTGCCCATGATTGCAGCCCTCCTGCATGGCCGCACACATCTGAACTTCCAGGAGTTCCGGCAGCAGAACCACCTAGCCTTCTACCTACATGTGCTGGGCATCTTGGAGCTGCTGCAGCCACGAGTCTTCCAGAGCGAACACCAGGGGGCACTCTGGGACTGCCTGCGGTCCTTTATCCGCCTGCTCCTGGTAGGTGCCAGGCAAACTGTGTCCCGCATTCCTCAGCCAAATATCCTCCCATGCCCCCTGTTGTCCTTGCTTGACTTCCTTCTGCTCCTACAGGAGAGCCCAGAGCTAGGGCCAATGCCAGGCCACCCTCCAGTGGCTTCTGTCACCACTGTCTGGAGACCAGCTCTTCCCTGAGGTTCCTAAGTTCCAGCATCCCCTGCCTGGGGAGTCCGACATTCAGGACCCTTGGTGCCAAGCCCCGTTGCGTGCTATTTGTTGGTGTCAGATGCCCCAGTCTATACATTTTGGCTGTGATACTATGAAAACAGAAGGCAGGCCAGCCAGGTGTCAGAGTAGCACACCTGCAGTCACAGCACTTGggtggctgaggcaagagaattgcAAGTTCTGGACTAGCCTTGGCTATAATATTGTGAGGCAATATATGGGTGTCTGACCATctagaaagaagagggagggggaaggggggagggagggaggcacccAGGGGCTGGAAGGAGGGCTTAGAGATTAGAGAGTGTTagttgcccttgcagaggaccctggtttggttCCTGACATCCACGTGGTGGCTTGCAAGCATTAGAAACTCCagttccggggctggggatttagctcagtggtagagcgcttacctaggaagcgcaaggccctgggttcggtccccagctccgaaaaaaagaaccaaaaaaaaaaaaaaaaaaagaaactccagttccagggcaccaGACACTCACTGTCATGcaaagacatacagacacacatgcaggcaaaacattcattcaATAAAAACTAAAAGCAGCAGGACCCAATCAGGCTAGCTCTGGGCCCATGACTGTCATGGGGTCATGTGTTGTGTAGAGGGTCTGAGGAAGCCTCTGGTGGCTCTGCCTTCTCTACAGAACTACCGAAAGTCTTCCCGCCAACTGGCCCCCTTCATCAGCAAATTTGTTCAGTTCATCCACAAATATGTGGCCTGCAGCGCACCAGCAGCCGTGGCCTTCCTGCAGAAGCACGCAGAGCCCCTCCAGTGAGTTCCCATACCTTCCTGGGCTGCCCAGTGGCCCCTGGAGCCAGAAGGGACAGTCCAGACAGTGGTCTGAATTGCAACCCCAGCCTCATCCCCACGTGCTCCCTTCactcaccctccctcctccctcacccctcGTCTTACTCACCTCTCACCCCTCCTCCTCTCTACCCCTCCTCCTCTCACTCCTCTCTCTTCACCCCTCTTCCactcacccctcctcctccttacttagccttcctcctccctcagccctcTTTCTCACTCACCCCTCCTCCCTACCTCTTTACTTTGTCCTTACCTAAGCCCAGGCCCGccttcctgccctgcttctccTTACCTGGCACTCTTCCCCGCCTGCCCTCCTCTAAAGTGAGCTCATGCTCTCTCCACAGTGACCTGTCCTTTGACAACAGTGACCTGGTGATGCTGAAGTCTTTACTAGCAGGGCTCAGTCTGCCCAGCCGGGATGGGAGAGCTGACCAAGGTCTGGATGAGGAAGGTGAAGGTAAGCGGGCAGGTGAGCTCTCGGGTGGTGAGCAGGGAGGGTCCTGGTGTGTGTGGCTGAGCCGAGACCTCATCCGTCTCTTGCTTGGGCGTGGGCGGTGCCGTGACCAAGCTGACAGAACAGAACCACCTTGTGGAAATGTTTGGTTCTGCTTCAGACATTACCCTTCTGGGTACCTGCGTGCTGCCTGGGCAGGCTGGTCCTTAGGACTTACCCTACCTCACTTGCCTGATGATGGCTCCTGCTCCCTCCACAGCCGGATGATAGCCATGCTGACATAGTCACCGGTAGATCGGCAGTGACTCAGTGAACCATGCTGATAGAAGCTCAGTGACTGCAGCTAGCCTTGGCTGCCTCTGTTGGCCAGATTGACTGTGACCTCGGGCCGCCTGAAGGCAGATACAAGGTCCTTCACAGAGGACACACTGTACAGACATGAGTCTCTGTGTGGAGTGGTCCATGAGGGCAGAGGCAAGGGAGTGCGCTCCTAAGCTGGCTGTAGTTAGTGTAAGGAAAACATGTGCTGAGTCTCTCAGGGCAGCCCAGCATCCTCAGTGCTACCCTCCACATGACACGCCTCCAACTCCGTGACTACCACATGTCCAAGCACCATGTGGCATCCTGGGTAGTGGCCAGTGTGCTTCTGGGAATGGCGTAGTCTTTCCGTGGAGACTGCGGGTCTGGCTTGGCCCTCAGTGTTCAGCCATCACCTGACTCTGACTAACTTTTCACAGATGAGCGTTCAGCTGGCTCCCTACCCCTGGTCAGTGTCTCCCTCTCCACCCCACTGACTGTAGCTGATGTGGCTCCCCACATGAAGAGGCTGTCCCGGGGCCAGGCTGTTGAGGGTGAGTGAGCCACTTGTTGCTAGACCACCCTGAACCCACTGAGCTCTTTGCTCACAATTGAGGTTCTGAGACCTGACAGGGCGGCTGGCAGGTCTGTCAGTCTTCAGAGCAGAACCAGGGGTTGAGTAAAGAGGTTTGTTTCAAGTTTCCTTTTTACAGGCCTCCCTGAGACCAGTACGAGGCCAAATGGGGGGGCACAGTGTCAGGATAACCACTGAGCACGCAGTTCCTGGTGCATTTTGGGGAGGGAGACTCTGGGGGACTGAATTGCCCGAGGATTGTCCCTTCCTGTCTCAGGGTTGCTTGGGGTAGGACAGAGGTTTCCTCAGACCCTACAGCCTGACTTTTTGCCCTTAGATGTGCTCGAGACCCTGAGTGACATAGATGAGATGTCACGGCGGAGACCTGAGGTCCTGGGCTTCTTCTCGGTGAGTgaggctggaaagagcccaggtTGGGGTCTTGTTCTTACCCTGCTGCTGTGCAAGCCAGGTACTGCCCTGAACTGATGCCACCACCCTGGTGGCATCTTGGGAACAGGCCCTGCAGTTACCACTAAGGAGAGTGTCACCGTGGGGACAGTCCCCACGGTGACACTCTCCTCTCACCTGAGCAGACCAACTTGCAGCGGCTGATGAGCTCAGCGGAGGAGTC from Rattus norvegicus strain BN/NHsdMcwi chromosome 12, GRCr8, whole genome shotgun sequence includes the following:
- the Ints1 gene encoding integrator complex subunit 1 isoform X2, with protein sequence MTERASDSRRLLPGDGASSRGARAAGRMNRAKPTTVRRPSAAAKPSGHPPPGDFIALGSKGQANESKTASTLLKPAPSGLPSERKRDASASLSGASGLTGLTKRPKLSSTPPLSALGRLAEAAVAEKRAISPSIKEPSVVPIEVLPTVLLDEIEAAELEGNDDRIEGVLCGAVKQLKVTRAKPDSTLYLSLMYLAKIKPNIFATEGVIEALCSLLRRDASVNFKAKGNSLVSVLACNLLMAAYEEDENWPEIFVKVYIEDSLGERIWVDSPHCRTFVDNIQTAFNTKMPPKSVLLQGEGARSGGELGAGSSPHPSLTEEEDSQTELLIAEEKLSPEQEGQLMPRYDELTESVEEYVLDMLRDQLNRRQPIDNVSRNLLRLLTATCGYKEVRLLAVQRLEMWLQNPKLTRPAQDLLMSVCMNCNSHGSEDMDVISHLIKIRLKPKVLLNHYMLCIRELLNAHKDNLGTTIKFVIFNELSNARNPNNMQILYTVLQHSSELAPKFLAMVFQDLLTNKDDYLRASRALLREIIKQTKHEINFQAFCLGLMQERKEPQYLEMEFKERFVVHITDVLAVSMMLGITAQVKEAGVAWDKGEKRNLEVLRTFQNQIAAIQRDAVWWLHTVVPSISKLAPKDYVHCLHKVLFTEQPETYYKWDNWPPESDRNFFLRLCSEVPILEDTLMRILVIGLSRELPLGPADAMELADHLVKRAAAVQADDVEVLKVERIQLIDAVLNLCTYHHPENIQLPPGYQPPNLAISTLYWKAWPLLLVVAAFNPENIGLAAWEEYPTLKMLMEMVMTNNYSYPPCTLTDEETRTEMINRELQISQREKQEILAFEGHLAAASTKQTITESSSLLLSQLTSLDPQGPPRRPPPHILDQVKALNQSLRLGHLLCRSRNPDFLLHIIQRQASSQSMPWLADLVQSSEGSLDVLPVQCLCEFLLHDAADATASGEEDDEGESREQKAKKRQRQQKQRQLLGRLQDLLLGPKADEQTTCEVLDYFLRRLGSSQVASRVLAMKGLSLVLSEGGLRDKEEKEPPMEEDVGEADALQGYQWLLRDLPRLPLFDSVRTTTALALQQAIHMETDPQTISAYLIYLSQHTPVEEQGPHSDLALDVARLVVERSTIMAHLFSKPSCSTASDAVLSALLSVFSRYVRRMRKSKEGEEVYSWSESQDQVFLRWTSGETATMHILVVHAMVILLTLGPPRSGDSEFSELLDIWFPEKKPLPTAFLVDTSEEALLLPDWLKLRMIRSEVPRLVDAALQDLEPQQLLLFVQSFGIPVSSMSKLLQYLDQAVAQDPQTLEQNIMDKNYMAHLVEVQHERGASGGQTFHSLLTASLPPRRDSTEAPKPESSPEPPPGQGRTRAGTQVPVLGPEDDLAGIFLQIFPLSPDPRWQSSSPRPLALALQQALGQELARVRQGNPEVPGITVRLLQAMATLLSSPHGGTLALAMHHSHFLSCPLMRQLCQYQRAVPQDTGFSSLFLKVLMQILQWLDSPAVEDGPLQAQLKLFATRYSARRRISDVRSGLLHLAEALSFHRDLEVANSTARAVIATLRSGEKCTVEPELISKVLRGLIEVRSPHFEELLTALFSATAETCPSPASGPIVVVSSLLLQERDEPLGPSTQDAEGASTEAMRLGPASGLLVDWLETLDPEVVCSCPDLQWKLLFSRRKGKGHISAQVLSFRPYLLALLTHQASWSTLHRCTRVLLSKSREQRLDPSASLDFLWACIHVPRIWQGRDQRTPQKRREELVLHVQGPELLSLVELILSEAETRSQDGDSAARTLIQTRLPLLLSCCRSNDESIGKVTEHLTSCIQQWGDSVLGQRCRDLLLQLYLQRPEVRVPVPEVLLQSEGATSSSICKLDGLIHRFITLLADTSDSRSSESRVADANMACRKLAVAHPILLLRHLPMIAALLHGRTHLNFQEFRQQNHLAFYLHVLGILELLQPRVFQSEHQGALWDCLRSFIRLLLNYRKSSRQLAPFISKFVQFIHKYVACSAPAAVAFLQKHAEPLHDLSFDNSDLVMLKSLLAGLSLPSRDGRADQGLDEEGEGKRADERSAGSLPLVSVSLSTPLTVADVAPHMKRLSRGQAVEDVLETLSDIDEMSRRRPEVLGFFSTNLQRLMSSAEESCRNLAFSLALRSIQNNPSIAADFLPTFMYCLGSRDFEVVQTALRNLPEYTLLCQEHAAVLLHRAFLVGMYGQIDTSAQISEALKILHMEAVM